The Desmodus rotundus isolate HL8 chromosome 13, HLdesRot8A.1, whole genome shotgun sequence sequence TGCTTTACTTAAAACCATCAAGGCCACTGAAAGATTAGACTTGTAATTCATTTTCAGGGGCTATTTCTTGTTCTGCTGAGAGTATACCTTCATTTACCAAGGGTGTGGGATATTTGCATGAATTCTCTTACCCATGTGAAGATTAATTACAGAATGTAGAATGAACTCAGCTGTTGTGGGTTGATAATTCCAAGTTTTAAGATTACACAAAAGAATTGTTGAGTCAGATGAGAACCAGGAGATTTGGGGTCAAGTTGACTGTTATTGCTtaatgggaaagaagagaggaagggagacatggAAATGTATAGCCCAGGTGTGGATGAGAAGATATGGCTCCAGAAACCCTGCATGCTCAGTGTTACCTCTGTGTCGTTTAGGGTGTTTTCAATATGTGCAATGGGTAGCTTTTCGGGGATGGTCACCCAGTGATAGAGAACCTGGCACCCTCTGATAACTTCTCCTTTTTCACTGTTTTTGGGATTTCTCTAGGAAGTTTTAATTCAAAGGAAACTTTTACTTTGAACACTTCAAAAGTCATTTTACTCCATAGATATGTCAAGTAAAAGGACCTCTCAATGTGTTTTTGCTggtgttttatttctgtgttttatttctacttgtgggtttttatttgtgttttatttctatttgtggGTTTGTATTAGAAGATTTATTTATGCTCATTTACAAATATACACTCAGTACTCACTAGATAGAGCACACTGCCTATTTCAGTCCTTGTGCCAAGTCTTGGCTCCTGAGGGATCTGAGCCTTGCACTTTTGGCTCTGGGTCGAACCACAGACACTGGGAGTGCTGGCAGCCATGTTCTTGTCATGGCTGAAGCCCTCCAGGGGATGGTTCTTTGCAGAGCTTCCTTGGCTGAGGCTGTCTTGGTTGAATCTCTAAGTACAGCAGTACAAGCCAAGGCCTCCTGCTGAGTAATATAACCTAGGGGAAAGAAATAAGAGAGACTTTAAGGTCAACAGttttacaaaacaaataagcaaaaaacacTGCAGATATTCAGATTCACAAAATTCCTTCTACTTTACAGGATAGAAACAATTGTGTTTAGCACACccagatttttatgatttttggagacaggaaatatatttttttcttttgtattaatcATTCAGTAAATTAGTAAATACATAGCCATTGATTATCATGACAGATCATTTGGAGAGGGGCTTGAGCCATGAAGAATCTTCATCTGAATTGTTTATCAGTATCAAAACTTTCTTCAGACTAGAAGCAGATATATTTAGTCTCTCTCTATTGTTAAAGTACAGTCTGCAGATCACCTACACAATCATCTGTCTAAGACCACTTTtaatgatgctttttaaaaatgcagatttctggttCTACTCCAGATATCTTTGAATCATAAATTCAAAAAGTTAGGCCTGGAAAACTACATTTTAATAACATACACAGTTGGATTTTATGTGCGCTAAACATTGAATATTCTGCTTCTAGGTTCATTGGCTTCTAAGCAATTTTATTCTGCAAACAAAGCTACCAGATGATGTTTCTGCAACATTTTGATCATTGGGAACagctgaatcctggctctgctatttACTAGTTACATAACCCTAGTCAAGTTATTTAACTTATCATCtctcaattttctcttctgtgaaatgtgGGTTATAAAGGCATCTACCATGTAGACATGTTTGGTTTTAATAAGACAATATAAGAAAAGTACTTAGAATAATTGCTGAAACCTGGGAAGACCTAATAAAAGATAACTACTGTTATTTTTTCTGCTATTAAATCACTTGCAGAAAACCTGTTTTCCCTTTGTGCAAATACAGAAACAATAGTATAAGTAGATGTGCTAGTGGCAACTGAGtggtttagaaaaaaataataataaataaagctcTATGGGGGTTAGGAGAGAAGTGTAATAGAGAGGAGCTGaagactgaaaacattttttggaaGAAAAGAGATTTAACAACAATTATATCTTTCTGTAGGTTGTTACTTTTGATCTATGAAGGTCTTTCAGaaccattatttcatttatgcttCATAAAATCCCATAAGATTCATAGGTGAAGAGAGAGAGTGGGGCATGGGAAAGAAAGTGCACGATCTTTGCAGGTGATGGTCCTGACATTTACTATCTGTGTGAGCTTGATCAGGTTATATAACGTGCCTGAGCTACATTTCCCACAACTGTAATATGGGGAGAAGTGAGAAAGCAAGCATAGAGCTCCAAGCACAATGTCTGGAACATGGTAAACACTCAGCAATACAAATATTCCTTTTGTGAGTAAACCACATCTATGAGTTTATGCAATCAGCAAGGGGCCGAGCTGTGGTTTTTAGCTTAGACCATCTGCTTGAGGCCATGGCTGTTTCTACTACATCAAGTTCCTGTAAATCTCAGAGTTGTTGATATTTTACAACAATCCACCCTCCAATTTCTTTAAACCCTCTTAACTTACCCATAAAACCTTCCTTTCTATTGTCagggataattatttttaaacttggcCTGCCAACCATATTGATAAAACAGCTTGTTGGCAGAGGCCATTCTACTCAAATTTTTATCGGGAAACTTGACTTCTGGCTGCAGTGCACAAGTCCTTTCTTGAGGTGCTTGGTCCTAGTCAGGTAGTTACACTCACCAAGCAGCTGCTGGTGCTGAAGGCTGTGAATATATCGGGTCTGCAGGGCCTCCCACTGGGGCCTGGAGCTGTAAATCCTCATGATGCTGTAAAAGTAGCGCTGCTGCCCTCTGGTTAGGTCCTGTCAGAGCACAGCAGGTGATTTTGATGAATTGGTGGAGTTTACAGAATTAAGAGTGTCATGAATTCAAAGCTGACTTCCCCTGAAGtaagatgcttctctccctctttctctttcttgctctctctatataatatatacactatgtatcacatataatatatacaccatatatcatatataatgtataccatatatcacatatatataatatactatatatcatatatactatatatatcaATTGGAAAACAACAATTGGGTAGTTGCCTTCCTTAGTTTACTTAAACAATTTTTTACTGGCCTCTGTAAAGATGAAACGTCTAAGTAAAAGATTCTAGGTAAGTAGGTCAAAGTTTTGGGCAGAGGGAGATCCAaggattttttagtttttattaatcTATTATAGTCCTTATTGAGAAAGACAGGCTGTGAGAATCTTCCCAGGTCTAGAAGTATGCCAGGCCTCTATGTGGGTAAAAGAGAATTTTCCACTGAGAGTTATCAGTAAGCAGGGGGGACAGGTAGATGAACAGACTCATAATGTGATAGAGGctcaacagaaggaaaataaactgCCTGCACAGTCAAGGACACTCCCTAAATGAGATGATCAACACCAGTAGACTTAAGGGTGAATAGGAAGTCTTTAAGGGATCAGAATCCTGGTTCTAAAAGGCATCAGCATCACATGGCACTTGTTTGAAATGCAAATtatcaggccccaccccagaactACAGAATTGGAAACTCTGGGTGGGGTCCAGCACTCTGAGCTCGaagtcctccaggtgattctgacacaGGCATTTTAGAACTGGAGAGCCATGAgagcaaaagacaaagaaggtagAAAGTAGTACAATTTCTTTTATAACAACATATCTGGACATATTGggaagcacattttttttttctttactttaccCAGAACGTGGAGTCTGAGCTGGAAAAGGCTGTGGcattagacaggggaaggttggAAAACTTTTCATGCCATGTTAAGAATTTAAGCattacccttttttttttataaggaaCCATTGACAGTCTTTATTTAAGGCAGTAGTTCTCAACAGGTGTGATTTTGACCCTCAaaagacatttggcaatgtctggggaaATCTTTAGTTGTCACAAATGGTGAGGGGGGAGGGATGCTACTGGTATTTGGTGGGAAGAGGCCAgtgatgctgctgaacatcctacagtGCATGAGACAGCATCCAATTCTTagaacaaagaattatccagcccaaaatgttaCACGTTTAAGCTgaccagatttgcattttagaaagatcatgGAGAAGGAGCTCACAAGAAGATGGACCATTGGTGTGGGGACGATTTGGAAGGCTGTTGTCTATGCTAGGGAGAAACAAAAAGGGCCTGGGCTTCCAGTCAGAGacaggcaaataccatatgatcccactcatatgtggaatctaatgaacgaagtaaactgacaaaatagaaacagaggtgtggatgtatggaacagactgacagctgtcagaggggaaaagggaggtggggactggatgAGAGAAGGTGAAGGTGAGGCGGGACAGTgagaagctagggaaattccttgATAAGTGgaataagggaaactgagacaaaataattaaacaaggccTAACAATTTGAGCAATTTACATCCAGCTAATGAATCACAAGgctttatcttccctaaccaaggacagttaggagcaaatggtttacacacTCCAGACTGTCCCTGGGCAGAACAGCCTCAGTCCCGGTCCCTCCTCAGCgatgttctttgaaaataaaatgaaccagAAAAATAACCCTGACCCCTCTATCCACACATTTTGATGAACAAGttgaaggacacacctggaaagctaatgaatattctattaAGAGCCTCTCCCGAGATCTTCCCTAAAATTCCAGCTGCTTCCAAAGAAAGattaaaagcctcaagacaaacaATCCACTTCACACTTTCCCTCCCTGGAGCACCCAGCACCTTTCCTTTACCCCACTTCTTCCCCTACAGGCCTGCATCTCCCAAACTCTAAGGGATCCCAGGACACTAGCAACCAGGGAAgaaatgggcagtggcagctcgttCTGGCTTACTCCCTGACCCTGTTTCTAAGgaccctttttctctgacttcccagtgagctcacTTCTTTTACTGTGACTTCTATTTCTTAGAGAGCCACAGCCCCACCTAGTCTCTCTCCTGTTTCTTATTCAATCTTAAGCCCTTCCTTATTTCACTGtcctcagctttaataaacataccctcaaaATCAACTGGACTCAtcttgtgaaatctttcctacacaaggtcaagaacccacacattacTAATGGGCCCAAGGCAGACCCACTCTGGCCCAGAGCCCATCCAATAataaagggattagccaaagagcatatatgcataacccatagacacagacaacagtgtggtgatggccagagtggaggggagagtgggaaccgGATGGAGGTGAGCAAGGGGGGATGGGGAATGAGAACTATGTAATAGggccaacaataaaaataaagttaaaaagggGGTCTGGACTTTAATTACTATTATATacctaatagttttttttaatttttctatgaaatttttttccaagattttatttatttatttttagacagaggctaagggtgggagcaagggagagaaacatcagtgtgtggttgcctctcatgcgcctcctactgagaacctggcccacaaccttggcatgtgccctgactgggaattgaaccaacaaaaCTCaaaactttggttcacaggccagaactcaatccactgagccacaccagacagggcctaTACCTAATATTTCTTAAGTGTTTATTgtatgcagatgaggaaactgagagagTGGCATCAACATTCATGGAGTTGATGCCACTCTCTTATTTACtataaaagtaaagataaaataaGTTTATACCAGGccagaaaattcaaaacaatgacaCAATTTTAAAACTACTTGATAACTATGTAATAAATCTAaacttaaagtaattatttataaaaatgacttttatctGTTAGAAATTTTGTTTGGAGTTGAAATATATGAGCCAGTTTTTTTTGAAGTCTAGAGatcttaaacttaaaaaatatatacagagtaAAAGCAGCAAAGCCAAGTACTTCAAAATTTGAGACATGATTGCAGCTTTACAGTTTCTGAATTACATCTTTTAAAAGacaatatatttgaagaaaatgaatgcCTAATTAAGCCTTTTCAAATGactgagaaaaatataatgtgaaaatgCCAAGCCAATTTCAAGAGCAGAGCTCCAAATGCAATGGGAGTTTCCAGTATATCAGATAAAACCATAAAAGTTATGGTTTTATTGAATAAGAACAAAAAGTCTACTTCTTTTCCTTAGTAGAACTGTCAACTTCCAAAATAAGAAGTAACAGTAACATTTCTAATACTCTTATTTAGTTGCTCATTCCTCCTTGAGGGGATGGCAGAGAACTGAAATTTTTACAGAGTATTTATGAGAATGACTTGAACTAATTTGGACTGAAAGGAGCTAACAGCTTTGTAGCAGGGAACCAGAGTGCGGTCAGTCAGTGAGTTTCCAATCACTGGTGTGGTGTAGGAATAGATCATCCACACCCTTTACTCTCCCACACACGCAGTCAACATGCATGGAGGGCCTACACTGGGCCCATTGTTCTTGCTACTGCTGGGTAAACAAAGACATGAAAATCCCTCAAGCCTTGAAGGAGACACAGACAAGGcctcttcatctgtaaataataTGCTGTACCTTCAGTAATGACGTGTCTGCAGAGGGAGGGACTCGAATGCAAGGAATCTGTGGAATAGTCTGAAGCTTTTgttgtcttttctgtttttctcccattctttatCCTGTACCTCCAAGGAACAACAAAGTATagcataaaattacattttgttcaACAAATTTTGGGAATGTACCTAAGTaaataagtaagcaaataaataaataaataaataaatgttatttgtgTCAAGGGATAAGAAATTTTCTCTCATGTTTCCAAGTAAGTGGATTCCACCAGACTGCTTAGTTCTGTCCTTTCCCCTGTTGTCATCCTTTTTTATGGGAGGAATAATTCAGAGCCCCATGTCTCTCTGCTGCACTGTGTTTGGAGGACGTGGATTGCAGAGCCATACAATGTCACAACAGGTGCTAATTGatcattttaaacaatatttagtATCTTCTCTGATTCTAAAATTAATAGGTGTCAttatgaaaaattcaaaaaatttaaaaattaagtaaaataacacAACATCAACCCTAACCTAACTTTCCATTACTATTGCCAGCATttgattgatttctttttattaatttttctgcttaCATTGTGTGGGATTTTAGAGAAGGGCGATCATAGTTTACATGTTGCATGCTTTTTCCAGCTGATTAAATATCCTTTAACATACGACTTTCAGTGGCACTATAGTATACTTTCACTTCATTCTCCATTTCTTGCACATTTAGGCTTGCAATTTTATAGCTCTATATTAAAAAGCAACTATTAAATCTAGCCACATTTTTTGCCACTTGCCTGACAAAGATACAAAATGAAGTCACACCTGCTTATGAGTAAGCCTTCTTTCCATATAATTTAGGATTTAAAATCTGAGAtgtatataataattaaaaaattaacaatcaaGGAAGAATAGACATATTGGAATAAGGTTGTGAGACACAGAACAGAACCCCAAGCATTTTCCCCTCTGTTCACAGTTTTGCTTTTGGTAACAATGCCTATCTTATCGGGTTGTTTGGTTAGCTGAGATCATGAACATAGAATGCTCTCACTTTATGTCAGCTCCTTctatttctcctctcctctgttgTATGTGCATGCACACGTACGTGTATAAGTGCACAATGAAAACacacttaagaaacattttaatatgtGAGAAAACTCTGGTTCTGGGTTCACAGAGCTCAGGCTCAGATACTCCAAAAGAGAAATGTGTTAGGAAAACATCAGTCATCATCTCCATGTATCCTGTTCCCATGATATGAACTTACAAAGTACACTGTAAATATTTAATACTGTTTTCCTTTGACATGCACTCCAGAAACCACACCAACCAAGACATACTCTTTTAATATTCCCTGTGATAGAAGCCAAACTCTATCCTGTACTCAAATCATCTCAATATCCCTTCTCCCATTTTCCAGATCTGTAGAGCACAGCATAAATATTCTTCAAAGCTGGGaagatttatttttccctaaaatagcATAAGAAATGACTGATGATTTTTCTTGTGGCAACAATTTATGTGTGCTGAGAAAATCCATCTTACCTATTCAAGTGGTCTATACCTGATATAGTTTGATTAAAATGCTTGGATAGATAATTCAGgagaaaaaatttacaaaataacttATATCTGAAACAAAAAGACATGTTTGCTTAAAAGAAACTTACCCTGTGTTGcagtctcttccttttcaaaagcaCGCATTCATGTGCCAAAAATTTTTTGCAaggtctctttcttcttccagtggtggggtgaaaattcAATCTGTTGATAAGCTGATATCCAAGCAACATCATGTGATTAAACAAAGAGCTGGGAGAATTTGTCCTCATGCCTTTTCCTGCTTCTGAGCTACATTCAACTGCAcagtttgatctttttttcttccagactGTGTCTAATCAAGTGTAAACTTCTAAATTTACCATATCTGTGTTATATGCAGACATAGGAGAGGAAAGTACATGGAAACAGAGAGGGTGAATGTTAAAGGTCAACTAATCCTTTGGAACAACAGGCCATTACATGAATAGTTCCCAGGTTTGGAGTTAGTAGCCCCCATCCCCGTTGCTCAGAATGATGAAGGAACTTAAATATAGAGGCGCAGGCATCAATTTGACTGTGGTAATGTATGGGATTGTTACATAGTTCAATATAATGTTCCTCTCTTAGTTTGGGGGGAGTAtgatattttccatatttaatcTTGGTCAGAGGTTATATATGATGATAATGAACCTATGACACAAGGTTTTTGCCATGTCATCAGTGTACGTCTCACATTTTAACCTGGTTCATGAAAGCCAGCTTATCCCTTCCTCTGGGCTAACATTAGATTTCCTTTCAGTCTGTAGACTTACTACAgacttcctttctttcctgagAAATCTCTTTCCGAATGCCAACTTTATCTGCAAAGATGAAAAGtttttagagaaaatagaaaaaaatgtcaaaagaaaaccacaaattaAAAATTCTTGGAAGGCTTAGAGGAAGGAAAACACAGGGAGATAAGGGTTATGAGTTGTATAGCTTAAAGAAGAAAGGACTCAACAGACACAAACAGTttgcattttttcaattatttaaatgcaaatattctgGGCAATAAACATAGCACAAACGACTGTATAAGTGCTAGTGAATACCACGAATCCTCTCAGTGGATCTGAGAGTTTGGTGAGTCGCtactgaaagacaaagaaaagttgAATGCAGAGTTGACATTGTCAATTGAGTCTTCCTTGAATGTTTTTGCAGGATGTGATGAAATGCCTTCTGGAGCATACCACATATGCTGACTGTTATGCACAGATGCTGATTCATAACAGCTTGCATCAGACCCTGACCagtcagaaaaatggaaacaggTCTAGATGTTCCCCACAGAGAAGGAGTTGGATATAAGGCATCTGTTACAAAAGTATTGGAATGGGTTAGAGGAGCAAATCAAGAAAAGGATAGCTGATCCAAAGGTTGGCAATTACACTCAAATATGATCACACCTGGACctagaaaacaaaagggaaaatgatTTCACCCAGGGCCCATGGACACTGTGCCTCTGAGCTGCTTCTGCGGGGCCCTGCTGCCTGAGCAGCGACTCAGGACCCGCCAGTCACCAGCCACCCTTGCTTCTGTATTCTTTCCAGACCTGCTCATGTTACCATTGTGACCACAGCCATCactgctctgctgctgctgctgctgtgcttgATGCTGTTGCCACTGCCACAGATGCGAGCAGAAACCACGAAAATGACTTCTCCTTCAATACAGGTTTCCATTTCCTACCTCCCATTGGATGGCAGCTGGGGAGgaattttgtaaaatgtattttgcaGTCTTCCCACTGCTGTGGTAAAAAGAAGGTTAAATACAAAGCTGAGAGATAATGGACACTGTCCAACACATGGGGATAACATCAACAAGAATCTGAGAGATACCTATGAAGTCAGGCAGAAGATTTAAGGACTAAACATACAGTTAATGTTTGCCTATGCCATTGAAGTTTGGAATTTTataagaaaaggcaaaataaaagataattaacTAGCTCTATAGATGGATTCAAAGAATGAGATATGTTTTTTGATCAAGATCTTAAGatgtaataatgataaaaaatgtatATCATCAGTTTTGGACAAAAGAAATTGTTTTCACAAAGAGCAGCTATACTtctcaaaagaatttaaaactgactgcaaaaaataaaaaaaaaaagaatagaaacaccCATCATCTAATTACTATAGAGtggtaatttttaaacttttcatctcatggtatacataaaccaattactaaaattatgtggcaccaaaaatatatgttttgccaatctgacaaaaaattagTTATAAATTTGATTCACTCATACTGGACAGCTATTACTGTGCTGgtagttgttattttttaatttgacaacctaaggaaAAAGAcatcagtgcccttgactaaatagtcggGTATTacaggttttaaaattttgtagcaCACTGGTAGAAACTTGCTGCTATAGAGCAGGGTCCCCAACCCGCAGGCCTCAGACTGTTACCAGTCCGTGGCCTGTTAGAGACCTGGCTACACAGCAGCAGGTGAGGGCAGTCAGCAGCCAGCAGCCATCAACGGAAGTcaagctccacctcctgtctctccccacaCCCTTCACCAGATCCctggaaaaattatcttccacaaATCCATTCCCTGGTGCAAAGGAGGTTGAAGACCACTGGGTTAGGGggatagagggattgagcaaaaaggaaaaagaactcataaacgtggacaacagtgtagtgactgTGGGTGGGGAGGTTTAGGGGaatatggtaatggaaaaaatacaataagaaatactgtgcaaaaaaaataaatgaagtcactGCTCTTGTCTGAGGAAAAGCTTGGGGTAGTTGACCCAGGCAGTGatctcaatacactgagctaaaCTGAGCAGTGACCTCACTTCCTGACGATAGAGCCCAAAAGAACTTGGAACCCTGGTAACCAGGCTGCCACATTCTAAACCTGTCCCAACCCATCTCATTTGGCTGGGGACTTTGACACTAGACAGAATGTTTTCATGTTGTCCACCCGTATCCCAAGGCTGTGGCCCCAAAAGAGGCAGTGGTGATAATATTTCTCTGTGGCTGCCACTTAGTCTGCACTCATCCCAGACACCTGTGGGCATTTTCACAGCAGGGCCCAGAGGTAACACAGGGAGGCCTAGGGCGGTTTTGTTCAGGCCATGCCATAGCTCTTATTCCAGCTGAGAAGTCCCATGCCCCTCCCCTTGtgtaggcatgtgtgtgtgtgtgcatgtgtaagaGGGCTAACATGGAGAGGGTGTGCCCAGCAAGAACTGGCTGAGGGAGGTGGGGTCAGAAGCCTGGTGGGCACATCATGTTCACACCCCAGGTCAAGACTGGCTGAGTGGACATGGATTGTAGGTGGAGACCTCTGCCCGTGGTTTATCTCAGGCCCTTGAGGTGAATCTCATTTGCCCTGCATAATGACGCAATCTGGGCCAGATCCGGGAGCAGAAGGTCCAGTGGGTGGAAGCAGCAGCAACTAAGCAACTAGGGCTGAGCAGGCCTTAAGGTCACTGGACCAGCTGCCAGTCACTGTCATTGCAGAGCACCACCCAGGTCATGGAGGAACAACAGCTGCTTGACGAGGACCCCCGCCCTGTGTCCACCAGTGAGGGGCAGGTGTGCCACATCACTGAGGGCCAGAGCAGCACCAAGGTGACTGTGGCTACCCAGGGGTCTGGGGAACCAGGGCAGGTGGACAGCCAGTGAAGGACACCATCCCAGAAGCTGCCAGGCTCTACAGCCAGCTCACCATTTCCATTTCAGACTGCAGCCTGGAGCACAGTGCCCACATTGAACACATAGGGCCAGATGACCTGgagcccaggaggcagagcccaaggtgagaaggtgagggaggaaggggtggtATGGGGGTGGAGGCTCATGCAAGCTTATCAGGAGGGGTCAGCATCAGACACATGGGGAGCACCCACAGAGGCTGGCCAGGAGAAAAGGCCAGCCTCAGACCACCTGTGTGCTGGACTGCCCCTGGGGAGGGTGTCCTGTGGTGGGTCCTGGGCTCTGGCTGTGTTCTGTCCTTGGGGGACCCATGGAAATACAGGCATGTGGGTGATGTTTTCTCCTCTGGAAACTTCAGCACTAGCCCAGGAGGCAAAGCCAGGTCCTGCTTCAAACCTGTCACACATCCCCAGGAGCTCCATGCAGGGGGCAGACCAGGAGGCCGCTCCAGACCTGGAGGGGTGTCTGCCTCCAGTGGTGGTACCACCTGCAGCAACTGCTCCAGCTGCAGCTGTGGAGCCAGGGCTGGCCTGTGCAGCATCTCCTGACCTGACTGAGGTCCCGCCACCCCTGCCCAAGGAGACCTCCCTGAACCTGCTCTGGTTCCTGCCACAGAGGAGGAGCTGCCCCTGGAAAATGCAGCAGGGCCAGCCCCAGAGCAGCCTGTTGAACCTGTTGAGTTTGTTTTACCTTCATTCTTTGAcctgtttcttttatttgctttcattattatgtttttcttttctccaatgGCGTGattcagttttttattatttggggttccttggggtttttttcttgtattttctttttttatccttcatttcccCATGAtgtaattcattttaataatgaataaaagttatattttgtatttttttactttttattgttattcagttacagttgtatgccttttgtccccatccctccaccccaccccagccaaacccccctccctcccccacctccaccctcccctttgattttgttcatgtgccctttaactggaacacaatcaacagaataaaaaagcaaacaaaatataaccagagacaccaAAGTcaagaacaatccaacaatagccaggggggagtggggagggaacagcgAGGAGAGGGGATCACAGGAACCACCACAAAGGAAAGTTAATATCTTATAATGGCCTAAGCACTCTGTAATCTTGATTCTGTTATCCCTTTAACATCATCTCTAACTGCTCTCCCTGTGGATTGCTcctgtatattttgtattttaaatttgtgcCATTCTTGAGCGTGACCTACATTCACGATGCTGTGCAAGCATCACAACCACTATCTATTTGCAGGACGCTCCATCACCCCAAAGGGAAACCCTGCACCAGAAGTActcactcccctctcctcctgctcctggcaAACcttgatctgctttctgtctctgttctctacCTATTCTGTAAGTTTCCTATCAATGGAATGGAATCTTACAATAGATATCTTTTTGTGTCTGCTcacctattttgtttgtttttatctgaaatagcattttcattatttcaaaggGAAATTCCATATGGATTAGTGATCATAGGgtaaaaaaaagtccttttaaTAAGTGTGTAATTTGGGTTAAAGACCACTGTGCTAAGTGTGACCCCAGGGCCAGTCaggactattccaaaaattccacaggagggaagactcccaagctcatctTACCAGGCCATCATCATCCTAAtactaaaaccagataaagacactacaaggaA is a genomic window containing:
- the FAM216B gene encoding protein FAM216B, with the translated sequence MGEKQKRQQKLQTIPQIPCIRVPPSADTSLLKDLTRGQQRYFYSIMRIYSSRPQWEALQTRYIHSLQHQQLLGYITQQEALACTAVLRDSTKTASAKEALQRTIPWRASAMTRTWLPALPVSVVRPRAKSARLRSLRSQDLAQGLK